AATGATGCTTATACAGCTAGCTCATTCAACCTACTGCACCTGCTTAAAGAGCTGTTTGTTgtctccttcactttctcccTTATTTTTCATACCATTCAACCATTTGTTTGCCTTTCTCTGTTCATCTATCCTTCCTCTacctcactccctctctttcctaTGTCGTGTCATCACCGTTCCCAGACAACACTGCCAGTATAGTATCTCGTCGGCATGAAGGCTTCAGCAAGGACAGAGACCAGGAGTTCTTCAGCCTCATGCTGGTGGTGGCTGATGGTGGCGAGCCTCCTCTGAGCAGCACTGCTACACTCTCCctcagagtctgtgtgtgtcagaggaacGCAAGGGGGCGTAACAGCAACAATGTCTGTCAGGCCCAGGCTTTCTTGTCTTCAGCTGGCCTCAGCACTGGCGCTTTTGTGGCCATACTTCTGTGTATTGTCATATTACTTGGTAAGTATGTGAATGTAAATCTTTTGCTTCATTTCCCCTACCGACATCACGTTCTTAAATAGGCAGTGAAGATATCACTGAAGGATGGGGgcaggctggagcctatcccagctgactacgggcgagaggctgggtacaccctggactggtcgcagggctgacacacaaagacagacaaccacacacgctcacacctaggggcaatgtagagtagccagttaacctaatgtgggAGGAAGCCCGAGTACCCTgggaaaacccacgcaggcacaggaagaacaggcaaactctgcacagaagcaTCCAGaacaggatttgaacctggaaccctctggctgtgaAGCGTCTGTACTAACCTTCTCGTTTTAGTCACAATAACTATTCCAATCTTTCTTTCAAGTAGTTTTTGTTAGTTGTGGTCATGAAGTTGGGTCAGATTTCATAACATAATTTAAGTACTTGGTGGTGCAGTTCCTTCCTCTGGCTTCTTCCCACAccccccaaaacatgcacattaactTAAGTGGCTACTCTACTCATTTTCCCtaggtgtaagtgtgtgcatatgtgtggtcgtctgtttttgtgtgtcagccctgcgatcTGTTGGAGACTGGTCTggggtgtaccccacctctcgcccgtagtcggctgggataggctccagccctcctgcgaccctgacggaaaAGTGGTATAGTAAATGAAGTCCACACAGCATCAGTGGGAATCTCAGAGACGAGATAGCACAAAGACTccggggaagaagtcaagttagtgacatgcattgatgggacatgaatatgtgtggaagaagagttagaggaggaaagagaaactTCATGGGAGATCCCCGACAGTCagagcctatagcagcataattAGGGACCAGCctaagccagccctaactataaatcttatcaaaaaggaaggttttaagtccGCTCTTGAATGTAGAGAGAGTGACTGCCTCCCAGACAGAAATTGGATGATCCCATAAGAAGGGAGCTTGATAAGTAAAAGCTCTGGTTCCTGTTCTATTTTTGCTGACTATAGGAAtcacaagtaaccctgcatcctgggagcatAGAATTCtggttggataataaggtactatgaaCTTGTTAAGGTAAGATTGTGCTTGAAcatttagggctttgtatgtgaggagaagaattttaaactattctgaattttacaggcagccagtaTAAAGaagccaatacaggagaaatatgatctctaatatGAGTTTTGTCAGTACACGTGCAGCAGCATTCcggattagctggagagtcttaTAGGACTTATTGGGGTCTGATAATAGGGACttgcaatagtccagcctggaggtaataaagtttttctgcatctttttgagacagaatgtgcctaatttttgcaatgttgcaaaGGTGAGAAAGGGCAGTCCTATGAGGTATGTGTGAGTTAGACATATGCTGATCAAATAACTCCCAGATTTCTTAGGGTGGGACTGGAGGCCAAGACAATGCCATCTAAGGTAGCTATATCACcagataatttgtttctaagatgtttagggccGGGCACAATAACTGTTTGAGTTTAGAAGAAGAAcattgcaagtcatccaggtttttatgtcttgaggcatgcctgaagtttggttacctggtttcattgataaatataattgtgtCCTCTGCGTAACAGTGAAAATCTATAGAGTGTTTCCTAACAATGTCATCAATGGAGAGCATATatagggtgaataatattggttTGAGCACAAAACCTTAGGGAACTCCATGACTTTTGTGTGAAAGAAGGATTCATCAGTAACTTGAATGAACTGAGTTTTCCCTTTAATGCAACTTAAGTGTTCCAGTCTCACTGAAAAAATACAATGGTCAGTAGTATTAAATGCAGTGCTGGGGTCTAACAATACATGTACAGAGACAAGACCTTCATTTGATGCAAGTAAAAGATCATATGTCCATCTTTCCTCAAATTCTTTGTTCTATTTTGACTTATTTCATTTGTGTTAGAACAGCAGTAGAACTAATCTTGAGAATTTATCTCCTTTTTCTGCATGAGGACCAAATTGGTATATAATGTACTTCTTTTACTGGGCATTATCAAAGGTGCTTATTTTAATGTACTTTATAGTTTCTTGGAAATAATATCTCTCATGTTTGTTATCTACATTGACCTGCAATCTGTATTCATCGATCATTTTGCTCATGTCACTGAAAAGTACCTTGGATGTGGCTTTGTGTTTTACTCTGTGTACTTCACTTCTTCATGCcctttctgtatttgtttttaccTCTCTTGCTCATTTCCCACCAGCCATTGTGATGCTGTTCACCCAGCTACGAAATAAGAAAGCAAGCAAAGAACCCTTGATTCTCTCTGAAGAGGACATCAGAGAAAATGTGGTGACCTATGACGatgagggagggggagaggaggacacagaAGCCTTTGACATTGCTGCACTTCGAAATCCCAAAGCCTCTGAGCCTCGCAGGAAGTTCCACACATACCTTGGTTGTGGACAAAGCCCATACGGAGAGGAGGACAACGCCGAGGGGGATGGGGAAGGCACTCTGGTGATAAGGAGGAAGAAAGCACAGCAGGTCAATTACAGGAGCTACAGCCCAGAGTCAGAACCTGCCTGGTTTGTCATTGACTGTGTTCCTCGAGAGATCAGCCAGTCTGCACCTTCGCTTCTGCTCGATAGTCATGACATCATTCAGGAGATCATCCAGCAGAAGGTTGCCGAAGCAGACTTAGACACACGTGGTCCACCATATGACTCAATTCAGACATATGCCTATGAAGGCCATGGGTCTTTGACCGGTTCAGTCAGCTCTTTGGGCCTGACTGCGACAGTGCCCGAACTAAACTATGCCAGCTTAGAAGACTGGGAGCCAGTGAGGCAAACGCTGGAACATATTCTCAGAGACCAGTTCGCTACAGACCAAGCTAACCCTGACACCTGAAGGTTTTTTtcaattattatcattattaatatatttattttttaccttttcccAAATTTGCTGAAACAGATTGCTTTTTACTTGTGATATTAAACCTTGGTGCAAGTATACAAAATTACGAAGTGATGATAAAAAATTGGAGCGATGATATCGTGAAATCAGAGGACAGGAAAAGCCATTTACTTTTAACAGGAGAGAAGAGCACATACGCTGAAGGGAGATTTTGGAGAAAACATCCAAGCTCAAGTGATTTTATGAAATGAAGGACAAAATGCTAACTGAGAGAAAACCAggtgttttaaaatgacagtttactccgtctgctctgcttttttttgtgttattggATATGGTACATCTAGTCCTTGGCCCAAAGGACTCTAGACTTGAACTTTGCTGTTCCTGAAACTCCAGTCATTTAAAAACCATAGCACAGATTAGTACCGTAGTTCAGGTCATTAGTCATCCATTGGCTTGAATTATGGGAACAGGGagttttacagattttttattcataaagtAAAAAAGACACATGTGAGAGTGGCAGATATTCTAAAGGCCAAAGAAAGCTAAGCCCTTCCTCTGAAAATgactacatttgttttttttttttataatatatGCATTCTGTCGGGTCATGAAACCATAAATATGTTTGCATGCACATGGGGACAAAGGACCCTGAAGTATCATTTTATAGGTGTGGATTAGTGAGGGTTAGCTAATCCAAAGATCCAAGAAATGAAACATGATCTCTCCTAACcattttttccactgcaggaacTTAACTTGACCTGGGCTATTATAAACTACTGTTTACTTAGATACTTAACATACTACATTTCTGTAGTTGTTCTTAACTGGTTCCAGTCTTATGCCACCAACTTGAAATCATCATTAGCTGATCAGATTATGTTTTATGAACCTATGATACATCATGTGGTATTGCAGAGTAATTGTCATGGTCAATGGACCATGACAATGGTCAACGTCCATGACAACGTCCACTATGCATGCATTCATCCACTGAGTGATATCATTATTGTGCATTTACCTGATGACTCTAAGATTTTGTCTCCACTTAACAACCTGCTTACCTACCACCTACAGCGATTTTTAACATCCAATGccaatgttttttatttctttatttattttttgtgtatatGGTATGGCTATATTTAATGCAAATAAACTATGTCGGGGTTATGATTGGGGTTAGGCCAATAACACTTATAGTAATAAAACAATTGGCAAAAGCGAACTATAGGTGTGTGACTGAGAAGGTAAACTCCGATCTTCTGTATGAACGTCTGTTCACACTCTTGTTGCCACAAAAATGGCACAAAGTCATTGGagataaattaattaaagtaaGAAATAATTACATATGAAATGAATTCCTACTCATTGTGATCCTCCTCCTTTGTTTCATAAAGTCATATCTTGCTTCTGTATTTTTCTACACTGTTTGGCTGTATGTTGtatctgtatttctgtcagaTGCTGAGAATTCTTCTGGTTCACCTTATGGATTTTAACCACTGACTCCATATAGATGCAGCTGTAAAGTGGTGGTTactgcttttttgtttattgtagTCACTGTAGTCACAATAAGTCTGCTTGACCAATCATGATCAATTCAAGTCAAATCAGTTTTATCATAttacacaaatcacaaattggGCTCAAAGGCTTTCACAGTCTTTAGACGATATGACACCTTTATTGATGGTAATACCGGTAATGTGGTGCCAGAAGTCcataaatgaaacagtgaaCAGTAAGCAGAACCCAGCTTTTATTCATTAAGTTCTTGCAGTggaaaaaaactatttgttGACTGTATCAGTCCATTTCTAGTCCACCAATGTGAAAAAAGTTACCAGTGACATCTAGGGACATAGACTGACAGTGATACAAGTGGAAAGCTTGGTAACAACTTAATAATTGAGACTGTTCAAGTTCCATTCCATTCCCGTTCCAAACATGACTTCCCCCACTCTCCTCATTTGTGTCTCTCATTTTCCAAGTAACCTTGCTGACTTCTGTGAATCTGTGAAACTTCAGTATACATCTTTTCACTGTGCTGAAATCAATGACAGAGACTGTATGTTTTCATATCTTTTccaaatggaaatgaatgaatagatGGACTGAAGAAAAATCAGGAAGACTGACAAAATGAAGCCTATTTTCcctggtgtatttttttttttttttttttggtgaataAAAGGCAAATTATTTCAGAAAAgcagtttatttgcttttattagtTTTGGGCAGTCTttgaaaagtgctttttttttaacttattttccATTATTAGTTGTGGTAGGGCGGGTGGTCCATTTGGGATTCTCGTTAATTGCGCTAGATTTGTCTTTTCTTGAAACACCATCTGAGCTATCTGAGCTACAGTCCTGTTAAAAGAGCATGCTTTTCTCCTCGTCCTTTCTCTTTCTCGTTTCTCTTCTCTAAAATTGattaacaatgaaataaataccCCACACAAAGAGCCTGAAAAGTTTTTAATTGGGCCACAGCAGTATTTTGTGTGTCGAAATTGCCTTCAAATGCTTAGCTGTGCAGCTTTTAGAGCCATCAAGGGATTTCTCAGTTCAAGGTGATTTCTGCCAAGGAACAGGTTAGCTTTCATAGCTCACCCCTGGAAGCTCATCCCTGGAAGAACAGTTAAGTGCATAAAAAAATTACTCAAGCATTTTGGAAGAGCCATTGATCAATTCAGCCTCTGTTacatggtttttattttgaattagcTGAATTGTTCAACAGGCctttttacataattttttggtccactgaaacatgaaaaattaattatttcaacTCTTCCTTAATTTGGCTTCATGCAGCatgttcttttgtttcatgttggGAGGAGAATTTATGTTGCCTGCTCTTATGGTGTTTGGTCAATAATTTATTGATTAAAGAAGTAATCAGGAAGGTTGATGCATACCAGTGACATCAACAAGgctgaaaatatgaataattcaTGAAAAGTGTAATTGGGGCTCTGAGtgaaaaaagcatttaaagGGACTCACAGGGTAAACTGTAAATGCCAGCTTTGCAACCAGCACACTGATTAGTAGGATCTCCAAGGTCGCTGGTCTCTGACAGTCACACAGTAAGTAATGCTATTAATGCTTTCAATgtttgaaaataacaaagatacaaaaaagagtaaccatccatccattcattttctattccgcttatccgtcagggtcgtggggaaGCTGGcgcctatcccagctgactacgggcgagaggcggggttcaccctggactggtcgaaGAGAGTAACCACAAAGTCTTAAACTTACAGCGACTAGTATGTGTAcgtatgtatgcatgtgcgtCTTATTCGTCTAATTTGCGAATTCACTTATTGTTATAGACcactcacagcaaaaaaaactcaagcagtcagtcagaaaacatcaaactgatGGACTGGAGTCATTGTGAATAGGACAAGCTGCTCATGTCCACAGCAGAACTGTAAGACATATTATTAATATACTAATtgtatgatattttttttagaacATTAACGGTAAAATAATGACAAACGGgattacttttttatttgtctattGAGTAAATTAATATCATTACAACTCAGGAAAATTTGCAATGACCGGGACACCATGTTTCAGACATCACCGGAGTGTAGTATAGTAATGATtaaatttcccctcagggatcaataaagtcttttcttattttatcttatcttatctaacTTGGATTTTGCATTAGACTCGATCATTTTTGTTATGCATTTTCTTGTGACAAACAGCTTGTGTGTAGAATGACACTTGCAGATCAATTCAGAAGAGACTTCTTCCAGCGGTGAAACCTGACAAAAATGGCTAAATATCTTTCTCTCCACCCTTTTTTTTCACCTGGCAAACAACATTGCACATCATGACTAAGATTTGGCATACTGGATCGCCCGAGATTTAAAATGAGTGATGTCAGAAAAAGTGTCCTTTACGTATAGCCCCCATTTCTGACTGACCAGCTACAGACACAGCAGGTTAAACCTCCGTCCaaacttctgctgtttttaacCAACAATCATTTCAAACCTGCAACACTGATGTAATaaagtcattattttcatctgaCAAAATCAGAATAAATCTGGGTTTATGACAACTTCTtatctgtgttttcagctgtgctgacatttaaatttaacCATTGTGGGGAAGGTTTGAGGCAAAAAAATTGAGAAAGTCCTTTATAATTTTACTGCTTACTGGTTTGCTGGGTCAGTGTGTGCAGACATTGCATTTCACACAGCATTTCAACATTCACTGTTGAACTGCTGTACAGATTATGTTATTGTATCCCCCCTGTGGTCATTTTTTGTATTGCACCCAACTGCATTCAAGTTCTATTTAAGTGAGAGGATGCAGGAAGCTCAGGTGGACAGAGCGCAAGAGAAGGGAGggtgaggagaaagaaatgcagaTAGGATTGCTTAGTCTGCTGGTAAAATTAAATGGAGAGTaaagaaagataagaaaaatGATTGGAGTGGTGACAAAGACATGTGTGGAAGATGAAAATATGCTAAAAGAGTGTAATAATGGAGTACATTGCGTGTGTCAGAAATAGCAATAGTCAACTTAGTGATGGTGGTAGTCCATTacaaggttttgtttgttttttttttgtttgtttgttttttccagaaTACATCTTAGTGGTGTAGTAAGTAATTGAGTAATGGAGGAACTATTGATGGTGAAAATTAATTATTagttgtgaaaacacaaacaggagtCAGGTCTAACCGTTCAAACTGTTTAAATCACACCCTCTTGAACACATTATGTATCATTTAAACTCTAATTCATATTTCAAACACGAGCCTGGCAGATCAGTTGAGTCAGTTGAGCTGTTACTTCTGGTATCAGCTATTCCTTTTTGCTGCTGTTCAGCATAGTCATGTTTAATTAGCACAAACCATTGTTAGAGCAAAGGCTGTCTACTCTTTTATGTCTCATTATTCCATTAGAGCTCAATTGTGTTTGGTCTGTTTATAACTGATTTGTAAAAAGATAGTGTTGTGTCACCAAATTAATGGAAAGGCATAGAATTTTTCCTTTAGGGTGTCAAGAATggcggcgtcgctgacgcagaaattagctgaaccccgatgcagagtcaaaaagagcagacaggcaggcaggcagatcgcaaaacaaatgtcttttaattaattagaacaaaaaccaacaaaaggctCACTCTTACCGTGgcagaaaatctacaaaaatacaaggtatggcatggcatggcatggcatggcatggcaaggcaaggcaaggcaaggcaaaaacaacaacacgaTCCGATCATGGCatgggggaaaaacacagacgctctgacaacagtgactgggaagacaaggactaaatagacaagacaacgagacacaggtgacacacatcaggagggagaaagcaatcaggaaaactaaaagcaaagctacaagaaaacaggacacacaggggaagttacgcttttcaaaataaaacaggacatgacaaaaaacctttaacataatacatggaagcacaagacaacatggaacatggacagaaatcaaaagacaaagcataacaaaacaccaggcatgacagaaaaccaccaggcatgacataGGGATGAATGAGGGattatctaatctaatcttattttatcttatattATCTTAAATGTAAAACTTAAATGTGGATATTGCCATGTCAGTGAGCAAATCCAATGTGTCCACGACAATTTCAGTCTATCCGCTGTTTTGATGATGAGATCTGATATCCCTGTctgcattttattctgtttgtttacatagatagatagatagatggataagAACttttgatcctgcaggaaattgttgtgccagggttgcagtacaaagaagcatacaaagGTAGCACACCacagtaatcacacaaaatataaaaataacacagtaaTATACAAAATAAGAGAGTACTATAAAAATCACAGAGTATATACATAAGATATAGATAAcagcagataaggtgcagaatggcaacggATAAGGTTTGAAGATATTATTGATTCTGTCCACTTTTAcctgcttctcctcttttttgGCGGGCGGGGGGGTCCTTATGGTCTCTACCAGTCCCTGTTATCTAACTGGATTAGGAGAGAGTCCTACAGCAGGATGGAGAACAAATTGTATTAGAGTTCCCAGTGTTTCATCCATGTTGGAAAGGAAGGAAATCAAAGATTGATGAGTTTCACAGGGGACCACTGCTTGTGTACAAAGATAGTCCTGGTGATTTGAATCATGGTGggaataatgtaataataaactAGTGAAGAATAGACCACAGAGAGACTGCACTCTGCAGTGTACTGTGCACCTTGGTGGAGTTTCACTTGCCTTGCCTGTGTCCATATTAGCATGCCACTGTAAGACCAGAAAGCATAAATCATGTGAATCATGTGAGttacatgtgaatgtgaagaaTGCAAATGTGAAAAGGCAATTTGCACATGTGTCATTTTTGTGAGGAGCTATGAATTGGTATCCAAGCTCAGTTGATATCATGGATATCACCATGGAAATGACATCAATTCAGTAACTTTCTTAAATTTGACAAAGCTCCTCCACAGAAGAACTATAAGACATtatacagctgttttcagaattGATGGTTTTGCATCTGTTGAAAGTTACTGAATACTCAGCAGAGCAGGGATATATCAAACGGGAAAATGTAACAGTTAATCCAATAGCTTCTACCGGTTTGGCCTGTGTAATCTCTGTATTCCCTCATTTCCTCAACCCCCCCCAACCACCGGCTCCGCCTGGCCTCAATGAGTTAATCCCCTGATAGTGATGATTCCATTAAAATTAACTGATTTTGGTTTTGAGTTTGATAATGTATTGATACAGGGGCTTGAAACACTTGTGCATTAGCAGGgacaatttggttattggcaagaagGTCAATGATCATAGGGAAtaatcactgaaacaaaataagtGTATTCTTTATACATgtaaaatcggggcaccaccctgtcaccagggaccaatatCTAAATTAATGCGGCAAAGTAACAGTCTCTTATGAGCTTGCGAAGGGTAAATCCAAGCGCTGACTGTtatgaatccagctgttatcACAACTATGTTCGCAATAACCACAAACAATGACGAGTTAAattataacaggatttattaacacAGCAACTACcatac
This portion of the Scatophagus argus isolate fScaArg1 chromosome 13, fScaArg1.pri, whole genome shotgun sequence genome encodes:
- the LOC124070013 gene encoding cadherin-18-like, with the translated sequence MLFTQLRNKKASKEPLILSEEDIRENVVTYDDEGGGEEDTEAFDIAALRNPKASEPRRKFHTYLGCGQSPYGEEDNAEGDGEGTLVIRRKKAQQVNYRSYSPESEPAWFVIDCVPREISQSAPSLLLDSHDIIQEIIQQKVAEADLDTRGPPYDSIQTYAYEGHGSLTGSVSSLGLTATVPELNYASLEDWEPVRQTLEHILRDQFATDQANPDT